A genomic segment from Streptomyces sp. NBC_00654 encodes:
- a CDS encoding MFS transporter, which translates to MAETRDGVPGEASAQGHPRRWLILAAVGAAQFIVLLDSTIVNVALPSIQRDLDASTSSLQWVMNAYILLFGSLLLLGGRAADILGRRRAFVVGLVVFTLASAACGLASSSEILVGARALQGIGAAPLSAAALSIVVSVFREPKEQGIALTVWSGLGVIGGTVGVVLGGAMVDWADWRWAFWLNVPIGIATLVAAMKLVPALRPGDGTARPRFDLPGAVLAVAGLLMLTYGLIGAAENGWTSMRTLGPIAGSLIVLALFAVVQLRTQDALMPLRLLAIGRFTVSGLGLLLASGLMITVFYMVSVYEQEVLGYSPLEAGLGMLGMGIGSTLMAFGIPAVLKKLGLERTYLLGSVLLLAGSLLLVDLPTSGSYVTVLLPGTTVIGLGLPACFVSLTTMGVMQVEESESGLASGFLNTLLQVGAALGMATVVTLAAAHTTTQVGEGHGLREAMAAGYSWGFVALAGVAGVSVLVALGFVIGSRKPARARPATGSSESVPVGSDADV; encoded by the coding sequence ATGGCTGAGACAAGAGATGGGGTGCCTGGAGAGGCGTCCGCGCAGGGCCATCCGCGACGCTGGCTGATTCTCGCCGCGGTGGGAGCCGCACAGTTCATCGTGCTGCTCGACTCGACCATCGTCAACGTCGCCTTACCCTCCATCCAGCGCGACCTCGACGCGTCGACCAGCAGCCTGCAATGGGTGATGAACGCCTACATCCTGCTGTTCGGCAGTCTGTTGCTGCTGGGCGGAAGGGCCGCCGACATCCTGGGCCGGCGGCGGGCGTTCGTGGTCGGGCTGGTCGTCTTCACCCTCGCCTCGGCCGCCTGCGGACTCGCCTCGTCCTCCGAGATCCTGGTCGGAGCGCGGGCACTTCAGGGAATCGGCGCCGCACCGCTGTCGGCCGCCGCGCTGTCGATCGTGGTCTCCGTGTTCCGGGAGCCGAAGGAACAGGGAATCGCTCTGACGGTCTGGAGCGGCCTGGGAGTCATCGGCGGCACGGTCGGAGTCGTGCTCGGTGGCGCCATGGTCGACTGGGCGGACTGGCGGTGGGCGTTCTGGCTGAACGTCCCCATCGGCATCGCCACCCTGGTCGCCGCGATGAAACTCGTACCGGCCCTGCGGCCGGGTGACGGCACCGCCCGGCCCCGGTTCGACCTGCCCGGAGCGGTCCTGGCCGTCGCCGGACTGCTGATGCTCACCTACGGTCTGATCGGGGCGGCCGAGAACGGCTGGACCTCCATGCGGACGCTCGGCCCGATCGCCGGCTCGCTGATCGTCCTGGCCCTCTTCGCCGTGGTGCAGCTCCGCACCCAGGACGCGCTGATGCCGCTGCGGCTGCTGGCCATCGGCAGGTTCACGGTCAGTGGCCTTGGTCTGCTGCTGGCCTCCGGGCTCATGATCACGGTCTTTTACATGGTCAGCGTCTACGAGCAGGAAGTGCTCGGCTACAGCCCGCTGGAGGCCGGACTCGGGATGCTGGGCATGGGCATCGGGTCGACACTGATGGCCTTCGGTATTCCGGCGGTCCTCAAGAAGCTCGGGCTGGAGCGTACGTATCTGCTGGGTTCCGTACTGCTGCTGGCCGGCTCGCTGCTGCTGGTGGACCTTCCCACGAGCGGTTCGTACGTCACTGTGCTGCTCCCGGGCACCACGGTCATCGGACTCGGACTGCCCGCCTGTTTCGTGTCGCTGACGACCATGGGCGTGATGCAGGTCGAGGAGTCCGAGTCGGGGCTCGCCTCGGGCTTCCTCAACACCCTCCTCCAGGTGGGCGCCGCCCTGGGAATGGCCACGGTCGTCACCCTGGCCGCCGCACACACCACGACACAGGTGGGAGAAGGGCACGGGCTGCGCGAGGCGATGGCCGCCGGGTACAGCTGGGGCTTCGTCGCACTGGCGGGGGTGGCGGGCGTCAGCGTCCTGGTCGCCCTGGGCTTCGTGATCGGTTCGCGGAAACCGGCGCGGGCCCGCCCGGCCACGGGGAGCAGCGAATCGGTGCCGGTGGGGTCCGACGCGGACGTGTAG
- a CDS encoding TauD/TfdA family dioxygenase, producing MRSLRHDEEHDGRRATAGEERVLAYSAIPAEATVALAPEELGCFVREAARIRAAHVQDTLDNPRVLAAAEIAAQGLPDRLLARLIELRTLSGSGAILIKGLPVDDALPDTPAGVPAPPAWPALAVSTLAQLSIMSVLGDTISYADEKGGSLIQDVCPVPGAEARQENTGSQLLELHTEDGFHPFKPDFLSLYCLRGDHDRVAGTVTASIGSVLGRLPERCRQVLSRPLFRIRYSSSFVGDGPECRTPDMTVLSGPPHDPDLCVDFHAMEGTTQESKEALELLYEAMKDELAGVVLAPGDMIVIDNRVAVHGRTGFRPKYDGRDRWLRRCFAVADLRPSRALRGRGTRVCASIL from the coding sequence ATGAGGTCTCTTCGGCACGACGAAGAGCACGACGGCAGGAGGGCGACGGCGGGGGAGGAGAGAGTGCTGGCGTACAGCGCGATTCCGGCAGAGGCGACCGTCGCACTGGCGCCGGAGGAACTGGGCTGCTTCGTGCGGGAGGCCGCCCGGATCCGGGCGGCCCACGTGCAGGACACGCTCGACAACCCCCGCGTTCTGGCGGCGGCCGAGATAGCGGCGCAGGGCCTGCCGGACCGGCTGCTGGCGCGCCTCATCGAGCTGCGGACGCTGAGCGGCTCCGGCGCGATTCTGATCAAGGGGCTCCCGGTGGACGACGCCCTGCCCGACACCCCCGCGGGGGTGCCCGCCCCGCCCGCCTGGCCGGCGCTGGCGGTCAGCACCCTCGCGCAGCTGAGCATCATGAGCGTCCTCGGCGACACCATCTCCTACGCCGACGAGAAGGGCGGCAGCCTGATCCAGGACGTCTGTCCCGTGCCGGGGGCGGAGGCCCGTCAGGAGAACACCGGGAGCCAGCTGCTCGAACTGCACACCGAGGACGGCTTCCACCCGTTCAAACCGGACTTCCTCAGTCTGTACTGCCTGCGTGGCGATCACGACCGGGTGGCCGGTACGGTCACCGCGTCCATCGGGAGCGTCCTCGGCCGGCTCCCGGAGCGGTGCCGTCAGGTGCTGAGCCGGCCGTTGTTCCGCATCCGGTACAGCAGTTCGTTCGTCGGGGACGGGCCGGAGTGCCGTACGCCGGACATGACCGTCCTGAGCGGGCCGCCGCACGACCCCGATCTGTGTGTCGACTTCCACGCGATGGAGGGAACCACACAGGAGAGCAAGGAGGCTCTGGAGCTCCTCTACGAGGCCATGAAGGACGAACTGGCCGGAGTGGTGCTGGCGCCGGGCGACATGATCGTCATCGACAACCGGGTCGCGGTGCACGGCAGGACCGGGTTCCGGCCGAAGTACGACGGCCGTGACCGCTGGCTGCGGAGGTGTTTCGCGGTGGCGGACCTGCGTCCTTCCCGGGCCCTGCGTGGCCGCGGTACCAGGGTGTGTGCCTCAATCCTCTGA
- a CDS encoding MarR family winged helix-turn-helix transcriptional regulator, whose protein sequence is MSQSPDLDAWAGLSLAYHDVSEQLDSTLRQRHELCISWFEVLAQLAARPLGIRVSELTSKVTLSQPRVSRIVLALEDRGLAVRNSAPNDARGTEVQITAAGREKFAQARLTSEKVLRDALLGRLTEGQTDTLRSLGAILRGPGPEVIGANSAARSED, encoded by the coding sequence GTGTCGCAATCCCCCGATCTTGACGCCTGGGCCGGACTGTCCCTCGCCTACCACGACGTGTCGGAACAGCTCGACAGCACCCTCAGGCAACGCCATGAGCTGTGCATCAGCTGGTTCGAGGTCCTCGCCCAGCTCGCCGCCCGGCCGCTCGGCATCCGTGTCTCGGAACTGACCTCGAAGGTCACCCTCAGCCAGCCGCGGGTCTCCCGCATCGTGCTCGCGCTGGAGGACCGTGGTCTGGCTGTCCGGAACTCGGCGCCCAACGACGCCCGGGGCACCGAGGTCCAGATCACCGCGGCCGGCCGGGAGAAGTTCGCTCAGGCCCGCCTGACCAGCGAGAAGGTTCTGCGCGACGCGCTGCTCGGCCGGCTCACCGAAGGCCAGACCGACACCCTGCGCAGTCTCGGGGCGATACTGCGCGGGCCCGGCCCGGAGGTCATCGGCGCGAACTCCGCCGCCCGCTCAGAGGATTGA
- a CDS encoding ThiF family adenylyltransferase, with protein MTELRTDPQTAARNGTDRPPAPEDFYGELTRRNAGVVTGAQQEVLRTATVLIAGCGSIGGAAVVPLARMGVQHFLLADSGEYELNNLNRQHATVRDLGRNKAEVAAERILEVNPHAEVRVFTEGVTAANAAELAGSCQIVVDGVDVTTMSGVRAKFQLHKRAAALRLPLVTGWDMAGALYAQYFDYRKIEKPFKGVITEGDLDRLSTWELIFRMVPLRRIPTEMLAELSPNLENRTYSVPQVAYTAVLFGSIASHMVAKLLAGEEVREEVVLDVHRAVRPAAASSALLFRRPREARRMVQALALHRLRRLLGKKPT; from the coding sequence ATGACCGAACTGAGGACAGATCCGCAGACCGCCGCACGCAACGGAACGGACCGGCCACCGGCCCCGGAGGACTTCTACGGCGAACTCACCCGCCGGAACGCCGGTGTGGTCACCGGGGCACAGCAGGAAGTGCTGCGCACGGCGACCGTGCTGATCGCGGGCTGCGGTTCGATCGGCGGTGCGGCCGTGGTGCCGCTGGCACGGATGGGCGTCCAGCACTTCCTGCTCGCGGACTCGGGGGAGTACGAACTGAACAACCTGAACCGGCAGCACGCCACGGTCCGGGACCTCGGGCGGAACAAGGCCGAGGTCGCCGCGGAACGCATCCTGGAAGTCAATCCGCATGCCGAGGTACGCGTCTTCACCGAGGGCGTGACGGCGGCCAACGCCGCCGAACTCGCCGGAAGCTGTCAGATCGTCGTGGACGGTGTGGATGTCACCACGATGTCCGGGGTGCGGGCGAAGTTCCAGCTGCACAAGAGGGCGGCCGCACTGCGGCTGCCGCTGGTGACCGGCTGGGACATGGCCGGCGCGCTGTACGCCCAGTACTTCGACTACCGGAAGATCGAGAAGCCGTTCAAGGGTGTCATCACCGAAGGGGATCTGGACCGGCTGAGCACCTGGGAGCTCATCTTCCGGATGGTGCCACTGCGCCGGATACCGACCGAGATGCTCGCCGAACTGAGCCCGAACCTGGAGAACCGTACCTACAGCGTTCCCCAAGTCGCCTACACGGCTGTGCTGTTCGGTTCGATCGCCTCACACATGGTGGCGAAGCTGCTGGCCGGCGAGGAAGTCCGGGAGGAAGTGGTCCTCGATGTGCACAGGGCGGTACGCCCCGCCGCGGCCAGTTCGGCCCTGCTGTTCAGAAGGCCTAGGGAAGCGCGCCGGATGGTGCAGGCACTCGCCCTGCACCGGCTGCGGCGGCTGCTCGGAAAGAAACCGACCTGA
- a CDS encoding acyl-CoA dehydrogenase family protein: MTTFAPSAELNFDVLPAEVEKYRDTIREFAQNVILPRAMTNDQAAHDEMDWDMVQQGHDLGLMRMGIPTQFGGLGLGALGASVVMEELAAADPGAALIFGGSGLAQAPILYSGDPHLQARYLPLFTGDKPVLACNAVTEELVGMDLIVPDNAIHARSMTTARREGDHYVLNGRKRFITNAPVATFASVPANMEGHPGSTGLTYFIVDLDQPGVTRGPVADKMGYRTALGGELVFDNAVVPAENVIGGELGGWNLNIAQSNMCRVTCAAIATGIARHALEKAITWCGERIQGGKPLYKHQFTAGKLARMTASVDAARLLYLHAANKADNRMPAPEYEPAVAKLIADRTAIDVADAAASLIGARGFVRDHGMEKVLRDAYGPRIYEGTPEALSILITEGIYRTEDED; this comes from the coding sequence GTGACGACTTTTGCACCCTCGGCGGAACTGAACTTCGACGTACTGCCGGCGGAGGTCGAGAAGTACCGCGACACGATCCGTGAATTCGCCCAGAACGTCATCCTTCCCCGTGCGATGACGAACGATCAGGCGGCGCACGACGAGATGGACTGGGACATGGTGCAGCAGGGCCATGACCTCGGTCTGATGCGTATGGGGATACCGACGCAGTTCGGCGGTCTCGGCCTGGGGGCGCTCGGGGCGTCCGTGGTCATGGAGGAACTGGCGGCGGCGGACCCGGGTGCCGCGCTGATCTTCGGTGGCAGCGGCCTGGCGCAGGCCCCGATCCTGTACTCCGGGGACCCGCACCTCCAGGCCCGGTACCTTCCGCTGTTCACCGGTGACAAGCCCGTCCTCGCGTGCAACGCGGTCACCGAGGAACTGGTCGGCATGGACCTGATCGTGCCGGACAACGCCATCCACGCCCGGTCCATGACCACGGCACGCCGGGAGGGCGACCACTATGTCCTCAACGGCCGGAAGCGGTTCATCACCAACGCGCCCGTGGCCACGTTCGCCTCGGTGCCGGCGAACATGGAGGGCCACCCCGGCTCGACCGGACTGACCTACTTCATCGTCGACCTGGACCAGCCCGGCGTCACCCGGGGCCCGGTGGCGGACAAGATGGGCTACCGCACCGCGCTGGGCGGCGAGCTCGTCTTCGACAACGCCGTCGTGCCCGCGGAGAACGTCATCGGCGGGGAACTCGGCGGCTGGAACCTCAACATCGCGCAGAGCAACATGTGCCGCGTCACCTGCGCGGCCATCGCCACCGGCATCGCCAGGCACGCACTGGAGAAGGCGATCACGTGGTGCGGCGAGCGCATCCAGGGCGGCAAGCCCCTCTACAAGCACCAGTTCACCGCGGGAAAGCTCGCGAGGATGACGGCGAGCGTCGACGCCGCACGGCTGCTGTACCTGCACGCCGCGAACAAGGCCGACAACCGGATGCCCGCCCCGGAGTACGAGCCCGCCGTGGCCAAACTGATCGCGGACCGTACGGCGATCGATGTCGCGGACGCCGCGGCCTCCCTGATCGGCGCACGCGGATTCGTCCGGGACCACGGCATGGAGAAGGTCCTGCGGGACGCCTACGGCCCCCGCATCTACGAGGGCACACCGGAGGCCCTGTCGATCCTGATCACCGAAGGCATCTACCGCACCGAGGACGAGGACTGA
- a CDS encoding AMP-binding protein, whose protein sequence is MSDTLPGTSRAGVGDAGDRIEFASRDEITALQLTRLRGTLAHVYSRVPHYRSVFDGVGFHPSELRELSDLARIPFTTKEDLRANYPFGMLAVPRRDVARLHASSGTTGLPTVIGYDREDISIWSDVMARCLRAGGVRPGDTVHVACGYGLFTGGLGAHYGAERLGCTVVPASGGMTERQVRLIADFRPDAVVVTPSYLLVLADAMKAGGMDPAACSLSYALLGGEPWTEGMRTEMEQALGLEATDLYGLSEVMGPGVACECVEAKDGLVVWEDHFFPEIVDPVDGTPLPDGQFGELVLTTLSRRAMPVVRYRTRDLTRLLPGTSRSMRRLEKIAGRSDDMISVRGVNAFPSQFEEQILRVRGLAAHYRCEVSRVGRLDEVTLRVEAAEGRAGDGEAGDGGARMAAELRRRVKDGIGISVGVEILAPGTLERSTGKADRVLDHRGHTGAVAGPAGS, encoded by the coding sequence ATGAGCGACACACTGCCCGGAACGAGCCGTGCGGGAGTGGGGGATGCCGGGGACCGCATCGAGTTCGCGTCGCGCGACGAGATCACCGCGCTGCAACTCACCAGGCTCCGCGGCACCCTTGCTCACGTCTACTCCCGGGTTCCCCACTACAGGTCCGTCTTCGACGGAGTGGGCTTTCATCCCTCGGAGCTGCGCGAGCTGTCCGATCTGGCCCGGATCCCGTTCACGACCAAGGAGGACCTCCGGGCGAACTACCCCTTCGGCATGCTGGCGGTGCCGCGGCGGGACGTGGCCAGGCTCCACGCCTCCTCGGGCACGACGGGGCTCCCCACCGTCATCGGGTACGACCGGGAGGACATCTCCATCTGGTCCGACGTCATGGCCCGTTGCCTGCGGGCGGGCGGGGTGAGACCCGGTGACACGGTGCATGTCGCCTGTGGGTACGGGCTGTTCACCGGTGGGCTGGGCGCCCACTACGGGGCGGAACGGCTGGGGTGCACGGTGGTTCCGGCCTCGGGCGGAATGACCGAGCGGCAGGTCCGGCTGATCGCGGACTTCAGACCGGACGCCGTCGTGGTGACGCCCTCCTATCTGCTGGTCCTCGCCGACGCGATGAAGGCCGGCGGGATGGATCCGGCGGCCTGCTCCCTCTCGTACGCCCTGCTCGGTGGGGAACCGTGGACCGAGGGCATGCGCACCGAGATGGAGCAGGCCCTCGGTCTGGAGGCGACCGACCTCTACGGCCTGTCGGAAGTGATGGGCCCCGGGGTCGCCTGTGAATGCGTCGAGGCCAAGGACGGCCTCGTGGTCTGGGAGGACCACTTCTTCCCCGAGATCGTGGACCCGGTCGACGGAACCCCGCTGCCGGACGGGCAGTTCGGGGAACTGGTGCTGACGACCCTGAGCCGGCGGGCCATGCCGGTGGTCCGCTACCGCACCCGCGATCTGACCCGGCTGCTGCCCGGTACGTCACGGTCCATGCGGCGTCTCGAGAAGATCGCCGGACGCAGTGACGACATGATCAGTGTGCGGGGAGTCAACGCCTTCCCCTCCCAGTTCGAGGAGCAGATCCTCCGGGTCCGCGGTCTGGCCGCGCACTACCGGTGCGAGGTGAGCAGGGTCGGACGGCTGGACGAGGTGACCCTGCGGGTCGAGGCGGCGGAAGGGCGGGCGGGCGACGGGGAGGCCGGGGACGGTGGGGCCCGGATGGCGGCCGAACTGCGCAGACGGGTCAAGGACGGGATCGGTATCTCGGTGGGCGTCGAGATCCTGGCGCCGGGGACCCTGGAGCGCTCGACGGGCAAGGCCGACCGGGTGCTGGACCACCGCGGGCACACCGGAGCCGTGGCCGGTCCGGCGGGCAGTTGA
- a CDS encoding MBL fold metallo-hydrolase, which produces MTGADYLLPFRTKLRSMRTEAFGADPAGARMERIRRSPNFADGVFQNPVGARTRPSGSTLEFAKIYFHKEQRARRAPAGTVPVHPTTLADLAEPPATGLRLTWMGHSSVLAEIDGRRVLFDPVWGERCSPFAFAGPKRLHPVPLPLAALGPVHAVVISHDHYDHLDLPTIRALAGTDTVFAVPLGVGAHLERWGVPADRMYELDWNETAKVSGISLTATPARHFCGRGLRNQQHTLWASWAVAGPEHRIYHSGDTGYFQGFEDIGAEHGPFDATMIQIGAYSEYWPDIHMTPAEGMRAHLDLQGGRPDGVMLPIHWATFNLAPHPWAEPGEGTLAAADDAGQRLALPRPGEPFEPAGQYVPVEPWWRAVAPQPIEYRPAGAARTAQDVPGIAPGESGTGHGAAPAAEADSGRAEVAPTP; this is translated from the coding sequence GTGACCGGCGCCGACTACTTGCTTCCGTTCCGTACGAAACTGCGTTCGATGCGTACCGAGGCCTTCGGTGCCGATCCGGCCGGAGCCAGGATGGAGCGCATCCGCCGCTCGCCCAACTTCGCCGACGGAGTGTTCCAGAACCCGGTGGGGGCGCGGACCAGACCGTCCGGCTCCACGCTGGAGTTCGCCAAGATCTATTTCCACAAGGAGCAGCGGGCCCGCAGGGCGCCGGCCGGCACCGTGCCCGTGCACCCCACCACCCTCGCCGATCTGGCCGAACCGCCCGCCACGGGTCTGCGGCTCACCTGGATGGGCCACTCCAGCGTCCTCGCCGAGATCGACGGCCGACGGGTCCTGTTCGACCCGGTGTGGGGCGAGCGCTGTTCCCCGTTCGCCTTCGCCGGGCCCAAGCGCCTGCACCCGGTGCCGCTGCCGCTGGCGGCGCTCGGGCCGGTCCATGCCGTCGTGATCTCCCATGATCACTACGACCATCTCGATCTGCCCACGATCCGGGCCCTGGCGGGCACGGACACGGTCTTCGCCGTCCCGCTCGGTGTGGGGGCCCATCTGGAGCGGTGGGGGGTGCCCGCCGACCGGATGTACGAGCTCGACTGGAACGAGACCGCGAAGGTCTCCGGGATCAGCCTGACCGCCACCCCCGCACGCCACTTCTGCGGCCGCGGGCTGCGCAACCAGCAGCACACCCTGTGGGCGTCCTGGGCGGTCGCGGGACCCGAGCACCGGATCTACCACAGCGGCGACACCGGCTATTTCCAGGGCTTCGAGGACATCGGTGCCGAGCACGGCCCGTTCGACGCGACGATGATCCAGATCGGCGCGTACAGCGAGTACTGGCCTGATATCCATATGACACCCGCCGAGGGCATGCGCGCCCACCTGGACCTCCAGGGCGGCCGGCCCGACGGGGTGATGCTGCCGATCCACTGGGCCACGTTCAACCTCGCTCCGCACCCGTGGGCCGAGCCCGGCGAGGGCACCCTCGCCGCGGCCGACGACGCCGGCCAGCGGCTCGCCCTGCCCCGTCCGGGCGAGCCCTTCGAACCGGCGGGGCAGTACGTTCCCGTCGAGCCCTGGTGGCGTGCGGTGGCGCCGCAGCCGATCGAGTACCGGCCCGCCGGGGCGGCGCGGACGGCACAGGACGTGCCCGGGATCGCGCCGGGCGAGTCCGGGACGGGGCACGGGGCGGCCCCTGCGGCCGAAGCGGATTCCGGGCGGGCGGAGGTCGCCCCGACGCCGTAA
- a CDS encoding TetR/AcrR family transcriptional regulator, whose translation MLPAASARGTGGRSAPYTVETLLAVSVEVFNERGYDGTTMDDVARAAGISKSSLYHHVRGKEELLERAVRRALEELFRVFDDAEAQRGPAVLRLEYVAHRVVRMLVAELPYVTLLLRLRGNTGAERAALARRREFDRRVTGLVERAVADGDLSDAVEPRLATRLLFGMINSVVDWYRPHIAAAGPAAVTGRELADAVVRLAFQGLRHT comes from the coding sequence GTGCTGCCCGCCGCATCGGCGCGCGGCACGGGCGGCCGGTCCGCCCCGTACACCGTGGAAACGCTGCTCGCCGTCTCCGTCGAGGTGTTCAACGAACGGGGCTACGACGGGACGACGATGGACGATGTGGCCCGCGCGGCCGGAATCTCCAAGTCCTCCCTCTATCACCATGTGCGGGGCAAGGAAGAACTTCTCGAACGTGCGGTCCGGCGCGCCCTCGAAGAGCTCTTCCGGGTCTTCGACGACGCGGAGGCCCAGCGGGGCCCTGCCGTGCTGCGGCTGGAGTACGTCGCCCATCGGGTCGTCCGGATGCTGGTCGCCGAACTTCCGTATGTCACACTCCTGTTGAGACTGCGGGGCAATACCGGCGCGGAGCGGGCGGCACTGGCCCGGCGCCGCGAGTTCGACCGCCGGGTCACGGGCCTGGTGGAACGGGCGGTGGCCGACGGGGACCTGAGTGATGCCGTCGAACCCCGGCTCGCCACCCGACTGCTCTTCGGGATGATCAACTCGGTGGTGGACTGGTACCGCCCGCACATCGCCGCAGCCGGTCCGGCGGCCGTCACGGGGCGCGAACTCGCCGACGCCGTCGTGCGCCTGGCCTTCCAGGGCCTGCGCCACACCTGA